The genomic DNA TCTCCCGCAACCCGCGGCTGGCCAACACCGAAATCCTGCCGCTGTACGCCAGGCTCTCCCTGGCCGAACAGCACAAGGTCTTCTCCCCCGGGCGGAACCGCCGGATTGTGCTGGCCACCAACGTGGCTGAAACCTCGCTGACGGTCCCCGGCATCAAGTACGTGATCGACACCGGCACCGCACGCATTTCGCGTTACTCGCACCGCACCAAGGTCCAGCGGCTGCCGATCGAACGTATTTCCCAGGCCTCGGCCAACCAGCGCTCGGGCCGTTGCGGCCGTGTCTCCGACGGTATTGCCATCCGTCTGTATTCGCAGGAGGACTTCGAATCCCGGCCGGAGTTCACCGATCCGGAAATCCTGCGCACCAACCTCGCCGCCGTCATTCTGCAGATGGCCGCCATGGGCGTGGCCAAGGGCCCGAAGGACGTCTCCGACTTCCCCTTCGTCCAGCCCCCGGATTCCAAGGCGGTGAACGACGGCGCGGTGCTGCTGCGCGAACTCGGCGCCCTGCACCCCAAGGGCGGCATCACCCCGGTGGGGCGCAAGCTTTCCCAGTTGCCGGTGGATCCGCGGCTGGGCCGGATGATCGTTGAAGCCGGACAGCGCGGCTGCGCCAAGGAAGTCATGGTCCTGACCGCCGCGCTGACCATTCAGGACCCGCGCGAGCGCCCCTCCAAGGATGATCCGGCCCGGGCGCAGAAGGCCGCGGAAATGCACAAGCGTTTCGTGGATGAGAAGTCGGACTTCACCGGCTACCTGAACCTGTGGCGCTACATCCAGGAAAAGCAGAAGGAACTCTCCTCCTCCGCGTTCCGGCGGCTGTGCAAAAACGAGTTCCTCAACTTCCTGCGGATCCGCGAATGGCAGGACCTGTTTGCCCAGCTGCGCCAGCTGGCCAAACCGCTGGGTATCACGCTGTCCCCGCACCCGGTGGACCCGGTGGGCCGGCACAAGGAAATCCACATGTCGCTGCTGGCCGGACTGCTGAGCCACATCGGCCTTTATGACCAGCGCAAACGTGAGTACGCCGGTGCCCGCGGCACCCGCTTCGCGGTCTTCCCCGGTTCGGCCCTGTTCAAGAAGTCCCCGGACTGGGTGATGGCCGCCGAGCTGGTGGAGACCTCCCGGCTCTGGGCGCGGGTGGCAGCGTCCTTCGATCCGCTCTGGGCCGAGGAAGTGGCCCCGCACCTGGTCAAGCGCACCTACAGCGAACCGCACTGGTCCAAGAGCCGCGGCGCGGTGATGGCCTATGAGAAGGTCACCCTCTACGGTGTGCCCGTGGTTCCGCAGCGCAGCATCAACTACGGCCGGATCGATCCGGTGCTCTCCCGTGAGATGTTCATCCGGCATGCCCTTGTGGAGGGAGACTGGCGCACGCACCACAAGTTCTTCCACCGCAACCAGGCATTGCTGGCCGAAGTGGAGGAACTGGAGAACCGTGTCCGCCGCCGGGGCCTGCGCGTGGATGACGAAACCCTCTTCGAGTTCTACGACGAGCGCGTGGGCGCCGACGTCGTCTCCGAACGGCACTTCGACAAGTGGTGGAAATCCGCCCGGCATGAGAACCCGGCGCTGCTGGACTTTGACCCGGATGCTCTGCGCACCGACGACGCCGCCGGCCTGGATGAGAACGACTTCCCCAAGTCCTTCTTCTACGGTTCCTTTGAACTGCCGCTCTCCTACGAGTTCACGCCCGGGGTGCCCTCCGCCAATGACGGCGTCACCGTGGAAGTACCCGTGCTGTTCCTCAACCAGCTCACTCCCGGCCCCTTCGCCTGGCAGATCCCGGGCCTGCGCGCCGAGCTCATCACGGCGCTGATCAAGTCCCTGCCGAAGGCCGTGCGGAAGAACTTCGTCCCGGCCCCCGACGTTGCCCGCGCCGCAGCCGCCGCACTGGCAGCCGACTTCGACCCGGCAACGGATGAGTTGGAACCGTCCCTGGAACTGGTGCTGCGCCGGCTCAAGGGCTCCATCATCCCGCCCGGTTCCTGGAACTGGGATGCCGTCCCGGGACACCTGCGCATGACCTTCACCGTGGTGGACTCCTCCGGACGGGTGCTGGACGAGGGCAAGGACCTGGCCGCTTTGCAGGAAGCCCTGGCCCCGGCCACCCGCCGCGCGATCGCCGAGTCGCTGGGAGCAACGCCGTCGACCGTGCAGCCGCGCGGACCCAAAGCGCCTCATGGGCCCAAGGGCGCCAAGGGTACGGCAGCGGCGAAGGGCGGCACCCCGGTCTCCGCCGCTGCCGACAACGGTTCCTCCGTGGCGGAGCGGACCGGGCTCACCGAATGGAGCGTAGGCACTCTGGAGAAGCAGGTGCAGCGGCTGGTGGCAGGCCACACCGTCACGGGTTACCCGGCCCTGGTGGACGAGGGCAGTACCGCCGGCGTGCGGATCTTCCAAAGCCCCGGCGAACAGCAGGCGGCAATGCGCGCCGGTGTCATCCGGCTGCTCGTACTGCGCGTGCCCAGCCCCGCAAAGTATGTGCTGGAGCATCTGAGCAATACCGAAAAACTGACCTTCAGCCAGAATCCGCACGGCAGCGTGGCGGCCCTCATCGAGGACTGCACGCTGGCTGCCGTGGACAAGCTCACTCCGGAAGCACTGCCGTGGTCCCGGGCGGAGTTTGATGCACTGTATGAAACCGTACGGGCCGAGCTCATCGATACTGTTTTCACCGTCACGGCGATCGTGGAGAAGATCCTTTCCAGCACCCGCCGGATCAACAAGGCACTGAAAGGCACCACGTCCCTGGCCCTGATCAGCGCCCTGAATGACATCAGGGCCCAGTTGGAGAACCTCGTTTATCCGGGGTTTGTGGCCCGTACCGGGTACGCCCAGCTGATGCACCTGCCGCGGTACCTGGCAGGGATCGAGCGCCGGCTGGAGAAGCTGCCGAACAATGTCCAGCGCGACGGATTGCAGATGGCCGTCGTCCAGGGGCTCGAGGATGACTACGACGACGCCGTAGCGGCCCTGGCGCCCGGCCGCGGGACTCCCCCGGAACTGGCGGAGGTGCGGTGGATGATCGAGGAACTCCGCATCAGTTTCTTCGCCCAGGAACTGGGAACGGTGCGCTCCGTCTCGGAAAAGCGGATCCGGACCGCACTGAACTCGGCGCTGGCACCGGCGTAAGTCCCGGGCCGGAAACACCAGCGGCAGCCCCGCCCCCAGGGGCGGAACTGCCGCTGTGCTGTCCGTGCAGCCTCAGGCTGCGGGCACAAACTCCGCATACCCGGCATCCTGCAGCGCGGCCCTGATCTTCTGCGCGTTCCGCTCCATCCGGTCCGGGTCCGGATTCGTTTCGGCGCGGCTGAAATCGAAATCCTCCAGCGAGTTGGCCGGCCAGACGTGCAGGTGCAGGTGATCCACCTCGAACCCGGCGATGCTCAGGCCCGCACGCTCGGAACCGAAAACCTCCACCTGGGCCTTCCCGACAGCCTGGGCCACAGTGATGAGCTTCTGCATGAGTTCGGCAGGGGCATCCGTC from Arthrobacter zhangbolii includes the following:
- the hrpA gene encoding ATP-dependent RNA helicase HrpA, whose product is MALTISYPAQLPVSERREDIMAAIAANQVTVIAGETGSGKTTQIPKMCLELGLAEKGLIGHTQPRRLAARTVAERIASELDVEIGDEVGFQVRFTGETSRKTKVKLMTDGIPLAEIQHDPKLKKYSTIIIDEAHERSLNIDFILGYLRRLLPERPDLKVIITSATIDPQRFAEHFALDGKPAPIIEVSGRTFPVEIRYRPLNQPADGGSDDDGIEDELEEDRDPVDAVCDAVDELSREAPGDVLVFFSGEREIRDAADALRSSVSRNPRLANTEILPLYARLSLAEQHKVFSPGRNRRIVLATNVAETSLTVPGIKYVIDTGTARISRYSHRTKVQRLPIERISQASANQRSGRCGRVSDGIAIRLYSQEDFESRPEFTDPEILRTNLAAVILQMAAMGVAKGPKDVSDFPFVQPPDSKAVNDGAVLLRELGALHPKGGITPVGRKLSQLPVDPRLGRMIVEAGQRGCAKEVMVLTAALTIQDPRERPSKDDPARAQKAAEMHKRFVDEKSDFTGYLNLWRYIQEKQKELSSSAFRRLCKNEFLNFLRIREWQDLFAQLRQLAKPLGITLSPHPVDPVGRHKEIHMSLLAGLLSHIGLYDQRKREYAGARGTRFAVFPGSALFKKSPDWVMAAELVETSRLWARVAASFDPLWAEEVAPHLVKRTYSEPHWSKSRGAVMAYEKVTLYGVPVVPQRSINYGRIDPVLSREMFIRHALVEGDWRTHHKFFHRNQALLAEVEELENRVRRRGLRVDDETLFEFYDERVGADVVSERHFDKWWKSARHENPALLDFDPDALRTDDAAGLDENDFPKSFFYGSFELPLSYEFTPGVPSANDGVTVEVPVLFLNQLTPGPFAWQIPGLRAELITALIKSLPKAVRKNFVPAPDVARAAAAALAADFDPATDELEPSLELVLRRLKGSIIPPGSWNWDAVPGHLRMTFTVVDSSGRVLDEGKDLAALQEALAPATRRAIAESLGATPSTVQPRGPKAPHGPKGAKGTAAAKGGTPVSAAADNGSSVAERTGLTEWSVGTLEKQVQRLVAGHTVTGYPALVDEGSTAGVRIFQSPGEQQAAMRAGVIRLLVLRVPSPAKYVLEHLSNTEKLTFSQNPHGSVAALIEDCTLAAVDKLTPEALPWSRAEFDALYETVRAELIDTVFTVTAIVEKILSSTRRINKALKGTTSLALISALNDIRAQLENLVYPGFVARTGYAQLMHLPRYLAGIERRLEKLPNNVQRDGLQMAVVQGLEDDYDDAVAALAPGRGTPPELAEVRWMIEELRISFFAQELGTVRSVSEKRIRTALNSALAPA
- a CDS encoding HIT family protein, whose amino-acid sequence is MPTLFTRIINGEIPGRFVWKDNDVVAFLSIGPLSDGHVLVVPRQEINKWTDAPAELMQKLITVAQAVGKAQVEVFGSERAGLSIAGFEVDHLHLHVWPANSLEDFDFSRAETNPDPDRMERNAQKIRAALQDAGYAEFVPAA